The following nucleotide sequence is from Sander vitreus isolate 19-12246 chromosome 11, sanVit1, whole genome shotgun sequence.
ACGCGCACGCTGCTGCACTTGATAACACGGAATAAGTTTTTACCCTGAAGGACGCTAAGAGTTattcttgtgttttattttgttttcctttagaGGCAACAGAGATGACACTTGTGaaactttgaaaagaaaagaaaaagactaacATGTGCCTGAAAGCCGTTTCATGTTACTGAGGGAATAAACGCGGATAGTGGATGTTACACACCGGGCTCCGGACGCAGAGACTGGAGACTTTCACGATCACTTTAaacattcatttgttttctcaCATTTCCTTGGACAGCTTTTAATAGTCTTATTTTCACCGACCGCGATTCTCATAATGCGACTTTTTCTGGCGTGTGCGACCTGTCAGGAACAAACAGAGCTGGTAAAAATGTTACAAGGTTGTTACATTTATTGGAACGTGACCACCGGAGATGAACTTTCTCCGTATTGATTGCGGGAGCTCTGGTGAATGATTGACAGCAGAGGCTCGGCCTGGCGCACAAACTGGATTTACCGTCAGGAGTtcaacttgttttgttttaatcattAAGAGAAAAGAAGGAGCACAATATAACTCTGGCCCTGATTCATTCAACATAAGAATAGCGTTTTCATCCAGGTTTCTGAGATGAACTGACGCTAATTTACCCTCCTCCATTACTATTTTATTTCCGTTTTAATGACTCTAAATCAATCACTTTAAACCATGTTTTATAGGCCTATGGCATCTACGGTGAGGCACGCGACGTGCAGCCCGCTGTTCCCGCGGCCCCTcgtgctactgctgctgctgttccgGTGTCCTGGTTTCACATTAGGAGCCTCCAAAGATCTGGTGTGTGAGCCCATAACTGTGCCCATGTGCAAGGGCATCGGCTACAACCTGACCTACATGCCCAATCAGTTCAACCACGACACCCAGGAGGAGGTGGGGCTGGAGGTGCACCAGTTCTGGCCCCTGGTCCGGATCCGCTGCTCTCCAGACCTGCTCTTCTTCCTATGCAGCATGTACACCCCCATCTGCCTGCCGGACTACCGCAAGCCGCTGCCACCCTGCCGGTCTGTGTGTGAACGGGCCAAACGGGGCTGCTCCCCTCTGATGAGCCAATACGGCTTCGAGTGGCCCGAGAGAATGAGTTGTGAACAGCTGCCCCAGCTGGGCGACGACTCGACCCTGTGCATGGACCAGAACAGCAGCGAGACCACCACCCTGGCTCCACCATTCCCCAAGCCCACCTCTAAAGGCCGAGCCAGACCACCCAGCCCCCCGCAGTGTGACAGGGAGTGCCGCTGTCGAGACCCCCTGGTCTCAATCAAGAGGGAGTCCCACACTCTGTACGGCCAGGTCCACACCGGCCCCCTACCCAACTGCGCCCAGCCCTGCCACCAGCCCTACTTCTCAGCCAACGAACGCGCCTTCACCAGCTTCTGGGTGGGACTCTGGTCGGTGCTGTGCTTCATCTCCACCTTGACCACTGTCGCCACCTTCCTCATTGACATGGAGCGCTTCCAGTACCCAGAGAGGCCCATCATCTTCCTGGCTGCATGCTACCTCTTCGTGTCTTTGGGTTACATCATCCGCCTGGTGGCAGGCCATGAGCGAGTGGCGTGTGGCGCCAGCAGCAATGTTGGTGGCGACCAGCTGCACATCCTCTACGACACCACTGGCCCCGCTCTCTGCACCCTTGTCTTCTTGTTGGTATATTTCTTTGGCATGGCCAGCTCCATCTGGTGGGTGGTGCTGTCCTTCACCTGGTTTCTGGCTGCAGGGATGAAGTGGGGCAGCGAGGCCATTGCAGGATACTCGCAGTATTTCCACCTCGCCGCCTGGCTCATCCCCAGTGTCAAGACCATTGTCGTCCTGGCTCTCAGCTCTGTGGACGGGGACCCTGTGGCTGGAATCTGCTATGTGGGGAACCAGAGTCTGGAAAGTCTGAGGGCATTCGTACTTGCACCTCTCGTGGTTTACCTCTTAACCGGCTCACTTTTCTTACTTGCCGgctttgtttctctcttccGCATCAGAAGCATCATCAAGCAAGGTGGCACCAAGACGGACAAACTGGAGCGGCTGATGATCCGCATTGGGCTCTTCACGGTGCTGTACACCGTCCCCGCCACCATCGTGGTGGCATGCCTGGTCTATGAGCAGCACTACAGGCCTGGCTGGGAGCGAGCCTTGGCCTGCTCCTGCCCGTCTGAGCGCCAGCGCTTGGGCGTGGGCCCAGACTATGCCGTCTTCATGCTCAAGTACTTCATGTGCTTAGTGGTGGGCATCACATCAGGAGTCTGGATTTGGTCAGGAAAGACCCTGGAGTCCTGGAGAAGGTTTGTCACACGATGCTTCCCCTGCTGGCCACAGAAAGCCACTGCTCCACCCTCCATGTACAGTGAGGCCAGTACTGCTTTAACTGGACATACTGGAACTGGGCTAACATCAGGGATCTACCACAAAGCTGTTCCATCGCATATATGAACTGACTGGCACAGTTAAGAGGATTGATGTTCATACACTCACCTCTCTGGACACTCAGAAATAAACTAAAGTATCCAAACACCCAGAAAGTGAGTGTGGACAAACATCTGTAGGATTGTGTGCCCTGAATATCAGCTTGCACAAATACTAGATGATTGTGACAATATGACACACAAGGGACCAAACGATTCAGAGCgtaaaaagggaaaaaataagCAAACAACCTGGGTAATAGGCATTTAAACTAAACAGAATATTTAAAAGAGAGTTTTGACTTTTGTGAAAAGTGACTCCAACAATTGGAGCTGCTTTCGAGCTGAAACAGCTGAACAAACGACATTTGCTGAGAAAACAATCTTCAAACCTAATAGAGTTTCATGGATCAATGATGGCATCGCACATGCTTCTACCTGTCTGCTTATCCTGAGCACtaagagagaaaaacatatttatttatgtatatattgtataaagtTGCTCTAAAAACAATTAGGTGTATGGTGGGATATGTTTAGTTTGTAACCAACCAATGCCACTGCCACAAGCTAAGTGTAAGACACCAGAGAAACAAATCTTGTCTGATTTGAATTGTATAAACTTGTacataaatgtgttgtttcATGTTAATGTTTGAGTGTGATATCCGGTAGGGTGGATGACGATATCATCGTCCATCATgatgttttactgtaaacatcGTCAACTGCCAATTTAGGGGACATCGCCCAACCCTAATATCTGGTGTGTTTTGTATGATTAGAAACTGAAACAGCTGAGAAACTCTTTGTTTAGGTTTTCCCAGACTTAGAAGTAATCTGGGAATCAAACAAGAAGCAATTCAGCCTTGATGGATACCGTTATAACCTCTAAGCGCTGTTGTTGGTTTACATCCCATTTAAAGTTCCTAAAGTCTGTTTCTGAACTAGTTTTGTTCATGTTCTGTGAACTAACAGGCAGTGATTATGTTAAAGCTGCAGGATGAAACTGACCTTGGCCTTTACCCCCCTCTGCTGGTCGACAGTGGAGCTGCTCACTTTGTGTTCTCCACATCAGGGACTCCCCCTAACAGATCAACATTAGACCACAGACCCTCAGTTAAATAAGATGTTGTACCCAAACTATCTAAAAATGTACGCATTACGGAACAATAGTGGTTACAGTGAAATCCACTATTTGAATAggtttttaattcaattttttttttacatgatttCTGTTTGACAATTCTGCTGTGGACTCCCTGAAACCAACTCAAGGGCCTCTACAAAGGTCCCTGGACCTCACTTTGAGAACCATTGCTCTACTTTTCTTGTGATTTCAAGACATGGACTCTGAACAGACAGATGTTAGGATTATAGATTTTTGAAATAATTAGTTGATGGTCAGAAAATTAACCAGCAACATGTTTGATAATCGACTAATTATTAAAGTAATTTAAggcagaaatgccaaaaatgtgTCGTTTCAGCTTCTCCAATCTCTTGGTTTCATAAACACCGTTAACTGATGTTTGCAGTTGGTTGGAGAAAACAAGCAATATGTCCCCCTGGTGACAGGCATTTTCACAATCAAGACAAAAATTAACAGATTAGAAAAAACTCACAGCACACTTATTTTTCTTAACCATTATGTTGCTTTTATTGGGACAATTTGACTTCAATCTAAGTGACTTCAAACCACATCATTCCATTATTAGTCAGAAATAGTACTGAAATATTTAGTCTAGTAATTCATCAAAAATATGAATCGCTAATCATTTTAAATTCACAGAAGacgaaacaagacattttcggCTCTACCCTCTAAAATATGAGGATTTACTGCTTTTTGATgatctttaaaaactaatttaaattcAATATTTTAGGTGTTTGGGACCATTGCATAGACAAAATAAGGACTTTTAAAtgtccactttgaatgtttGTCATTATGTTTGAGAATTTATAGCATAAACAAGCACTTTTGGACAATGCTGCTTTTCATCACAGTTGACTGTATTCACACCGTCTGCTGCTGACTATTATGGAAATCTGTACTGAGTTGTATGAAACAACATTCTAGAGCAGAAAGTCTTAGGGGTCTGTGGTTTAATGTCGATGATCCGTTTTAGGAGCCTTGACAACATAAACTGAAGGAACCTACTGTCTCCTTTCAGAGGTCACAACATTGGAAGACAAGAAAGTGAACTAAATGACtgagaaattgaaaaaaaaaaaaacacatttgttttctgcTGTGATGGTCTGTGATATTTCATTCAGTGCTGTTGGCCAATTGTGTTGTTTAGACTACTGTGTGTCCACATGCTAGATGATATCTCTAATTTATTAGCCTGATTTGTGCGAGTGAATGCGATTGTGTGAGCAATGATGAATGCCAGTTAGTGTTGGTAAAGTGCTTTGTTATTGATAGAGTTCCTCaaaagattataaaaaaaaaatattgtagaTTTTGATTCATATTGTGGAATTAAAACTGAGTTGATCTCGAGTTAAGTGCATGTTTCATGTACGTCTGAGTGTTTCTGTATATCTGGCGTCACATATGTTGATTCGAGGTTTCTGGACTTGAGAGCAGAATAGTTTTATTCTAGTGGCAATGGTTCAAGTACGTATGGACCAGTCTGACAATGTATATTTGAGCTATGTTTGAGTTTGTGGTCATATTTCAACTAGAAGAAAATCACGTGTTAAACGTCTTGATTTAAAAGTTGAATTTGGGGGGGGGAAAAGCTTAAATTCCAGTATAATCTCCACATAATGAAAGTTAAACTGTTTAGTGGcaataaacataattttaaaaatcaaaatcaaatacAATATCCAGTAATGGGGCATTTAGAGGAACTGAAAAAAGTTATTAACGTCAACAAAGTCTTACTCACTTGGAGGCTCCCGTTTTCCTCAAATGTGTTGCTGCTTTCTGCACGTCATACTGGTGGTCGCTTGCTTGTAGTGACCACAGCCCGATAGAACTTCTCTCTTCCGACAGTCGCCTCATTCACTAACATCTATCTGTACTCTGTAGTAAGCAGTACATTTAGATTTGGACACTCATGAATCACTGACAGTAAGTAGTTAAGGACACTTCATTTGTCACATTCAGAATTCAGACACTAAAATCGAAGCGAAAAGCAATTCATAGACTCCACTAGGTCGCAAATAGGGAATGAGGAATTCAGACATCACATACTGAGTGATTCTGTTTTTTGATTTGTTTACCTGAGCTAGGAGTGGGCGATATAAATAGACTCTCTATGTATCACTATGTCGATACATAGCATGATTTGGTAAATCTATTAAGAACGGTTTAGTAAAATAGACCAGCTCATTACAGTAAATACTAATCCAAATCATGATACCTCATCACATTGCATTGCACACAGTGACATAATGCAGGGGTTAAAGCAAGAAACCATCCGTGAGCCTGAAATGCTGCCCTGGAGGAAATGTGTACAACGTATATTATACACAATAAGcattatataaatgtaaaacttGGCATGGTGGCTGAGAACTTTAAGCCCTGCATAATGCAACCAGatatattaaaagtaaaaaacagtACTGCACAATCTCTGACAGTTGACAAAAGGCCATATGCACCATAGTTTGTTCACTGCAGAAGCACTAGAACTTCAATGTTTCTGAATGCAGTATTGGATTGATAAAaaacggttacactttacttactttttgaaggtatctacataagagtgacatgacactgtaaacgtttataaacaagtcataaacgtttataacataacgcttcttttagtaactGTCAttgggtttttgtcatgacaggttatggttagggttcacgTGTTCATGAcacttatgtagataccttcaagtgtcACCAAAAAAACCTCTTAAACTCATATTCATACACTGGCTGTATAATAGTAAAGTTACACATTGGCAATATTTGCAAAAACAACTGATTTTGTAGGGTTTTAAACAGTGTTCAAAACAACGTATTTACCATGGGAGAAATCTTTACTGGGTCCTACTGTAATGTGATTGAATTAATAACTAAGTGTGTAGAAAACCATTGGCCCAGGACACAAACATGTAGCTACACATGAAAATGACATATGACAAAGTTCTTTTACATCATagtcatacatacatatatttcttgaagctgcactttcagaatcagaaaagctttattgcaaagtaagttaaacaaacaggttaaacagaacaaacaatataagtataaaaaaaattatatatatatatatatatatacacacatacacatacatatatacacacacatacacatacatatatatatacatatatatatacacatacatacatacatacatatacacatacatacatatatatatacatatatatatacacatacatacatatacacatacatatatatatatacacacacacacacacacagaatgtactaaaaataagagagtaagaattggAGTCacagggtgatgggggcaggtggggctgaattcttcctgaagtccacaaccatctccactgtctttagagcgttgagccctagattgttttgcttgcaccaggtcaccaggtggtcagcctcccacctgtaggcggactcgtctccatcagagatgagtccgaaaAGGGAGGGGTCGTCTGCGAACTTcaaaagcttgacagactggtgaccggaggtgcagctgttggtgtacagggagaagagcaggggggaaagaacacagccctgaggggatccggtgctgatggtctgtgagtcgagGACattgtttccccagcttcacatgctgctttctgtcagacaggaagtcagtgatccacctgcaggtggagtcaggcataCCAAGCTgcgagagtttctcctggagcagagccgggatgatggtattaaaggcagagctgaagtccacaaacaggatcctggcgtaggttcctgcagAGTCCAGGTGCTGGAgaatgtagtggagggccaggttgactagAGGCATcatctacagacctattggctctgtaggcaaactacAGGGGGTCCACGGGGGGGGTCagtgatgtctttgaggtgtgaaagcacaaggcgctcaaaggacttcataaccacagaggtcagggcgacgggtctggcTCTTATacggctctttgtagttttacttatttaaactaatgtacttgcacttactacttgttgtctgcaccttcagggttgaacGCACTTagttgtaagtcgctttggctaaaagcgtcagctaaatgacatgtaatgtagtcCTAATTGTTGAGGAAAGAATGAACTGAGAAGAAACTTGAGCATTTCTACACTTGTCAGTTGCTATTACTTACTTTACTTGGCACCATACCGCTTTATTTACTGTTTATATGGTAGTCATAAGATGTCTGACTAAGATACCGGGTCCTAAGATCAAAACATGGTTAACAAGTGACCAACAGTGTGTGAGACTCTCTAGTTCCCTCACATTCTAATTGGTGACAAATTAGTATTATAAAAGTGCCATTTAGAAATGATATACAGAACATGGCATAATGATAGCTAAAAAGGCTAATACTTACTCATCCATACAAGCTCATCTAGGAAATTGTTTAGTTGAGGTGGGAGGACATGCAGATCCTGACACATCTTGTCTTAGGATTAGTTTAGTTAGAGATGATGGCCGATACAATATTACATAATATAATGGCATTATCTGTTTGAAAAAGCAGATAACATAACATGTAACATAACCATTTCCCCCCGAAAAGGTTAATGTATTTTATAGAAGCacaatcatttttttatgataTCGGTGGAGGTGGTTTTTGCACCGGCAACTGGATGGTCGTGGACTGGTTGTACTGGCTAAATCAGCTTTGTGCTACAACAGCACAGGTAGCCGAACACGGACAACAACATATATTGATCACCTTAAAATGATCAcagatcagacagacagacacaattaACACAACATATATTTGTTACATGAttagtgtttatttaaaatactCCATCtgcaaaggtttatttttatttttttttcaattaaaaacaagacaaatttCACAGCTAAGAAGCCTACATAGTAAGCAAAAAGAAGGGGAGTATCCATCagtctcccccccctccccctcaatATCTATGTAGTTTGATTGAAAGCTCTGGTTGGGGGCCTGGGACAAGTACATGATTGGAAATCTGTTGACGGGCTCTTTAAGGCGGGGTCAGGATGGATTTGAGGGGCACAAAACTGTGGGTGGACCCAACCTACATGTTGTCATTATGTCAACCTAACTGCTATATCGAGCCACTCAATAAAATACCGATCCAgaatctgttaaaaaaaaaataaataaaaaaaaacgctccTTTTAGACCACCTGAAGTGTCTGGAAAGTAAAACTGACCCCAGATTGACACTCCTGATTCTCGACATACTACAGCTGACTGAAGGTTTGCTTACTTCAGCCAACTCCTGTGGAATATTTATAGTTTAATACTTTGACATGCAGTGTGCTCAATCCAAATTCAAAATGTGTAGATAATTTACTGAAACAGTATCCAACACCACTGGAATTAACAGTAAACACGTCTTTTTAACACTCTCAAAAGTTACTTTTGGTATAAACTATGATTTACAAGGAACAGCTTTAGCATTCGATCGGATGTGCCTATTAAAAGAGAAGTCTGGTGATattaattattttcttattgtaaacaaatcccatgaaaaaacCAAAACCACCAATGAATTGATCCTATTAATAAGTATTGTCGATGTTTTCAAAGCCCAATATATCTCATTCCTCTGTGACAGAGACAATTTCatttagtgtcaaatcataacagaaagttctctcaggacactttacagagaaggtctagaccacactctaattTTACACATAGCCAACAATTACCCCAAGAGCAATTGCGAGGAAAAACtaccttttaacaggcagaaacctcgaacAGAACCTGGCTTCACCTGGGAGGCCATCTGCCTCGACCGGACCGAgacagagctccattgttgtccaaaaccTATTAAAagacatcaatgagccacaatGTTGCACTGGTTggcatgttccttcattactatgaacacacacaaccagtagtaatgtactgtacacatagagctgggcaatatatcgatattatatcaatatcgtgatatgagactagctatcgtcttagatttcggatatcgtaatatcctaATATGGCATACGTGTTGtattttactggttttaaaggctgcattacagtaaagtgatgtcattttctgaacttaccagccTGTTGTAAccgttctattatttgcctttacccacttagtcattatatccacattactgatgattatttatcaaaagtctcattgtgtaaatattttgtgaaagcaccaatagtcaacactacaatatcgttgctgtatcgatatcgaggtatttggtcaaaaatatgatatttgattttctccatatcgcccagccctatgtaCACGGTTTAAGTCAATCCCTTATACACCGatctgctgctgtaaatactcaccaAGAGCACCAAACGTGCATTAATCCACAgcaaaaaaaatccaacaaatgcactttttTCTCCCGTTTGAGGCAACGTTACATTAAAAACTACAGTACATGCTGTTTTAGGAAAATACTGAGCCTTTTTATGAATTAAATGTTTTGTGAGCCATATTAAATATTTATGTCTTATTTATGTCTTCAGTACAAACCACTGGCCTTGGGACTGAATACCACTGATGGGGTAGGGAACTCAGAAAGTACACAGAGAAACTAACACAGTTAGATTTGGTCTTCCCATGGAATTTGGTGACAACTTACATATAGAATAACACCAGGCTGCATGGAataattcaaatacattttggaaaaattacatttttatgacaatACAAAGACTACCCTTCTGAGAAAACTGCAGTAGAGCAATTCCTACTTAAcacgttctctgggacataaGGGACaagtaagaaataaataagGGATTTGTAAAAACAATAGTTGTGTGGTGAACTTTTTAGGTTAACAGCTTATTTTCAAGTGTAATTTCACAGTCAGCTCTACAGCCGTAATGCAAATTGCCGTCATACAGTAATATCTCAAGCCTGAATCCTGCCTGATGTGGATGTGTTGAACCtgtgaggttgacatttgtccGGGGGTTGGCTGTGGGTTAGCTGGGCTTTTAGAAAACAGAGGGCAGCAGTCTGGCCTATGACAGCACAGCGTTGGAGCGTCGTATACCTATCAGGTTGTCGGCGCTGCAGGATCGTCTCATCGCTGTTTGACTCAGGTCCTTATACTTGTCTTCACATAGTCTTGAAATGGCCTGGACGGACAAACACAAACTCTGTTACTGATAAGTTCTCATAGAAAAAAGGTAAATAGATCATTGTGTTTTAACCAGAGGCGTTTGAATTCAAGAACTCTGCAAGATGAGAAAATGATCAAATCAGCTCCAGTGCAGTGGGTTCGCTGCAGAGCAGAGAGGTAAATATTCCAGGTGCATCGTAATGAGACAAACTGGAAGACCAGAAATTGCTGGTCGACGGCTGAGGAGGGCAGCTCACCTCTAGTTTCTGGGCGCGTTGGTTGTTGAGAGGCTCCAGGGGGAAGCTGAGGTTGTTGTCATCAGCCAGCTGCCGTAGATCGAAGTAGTACTTGGCATAGACACTGGCTGGCACATTAATATTAAACTGGAGAAGTTCCAGGAAGTGGCGCTCCATCTCATTCCTGAAGGGTGGAAAGAGACCTGAGGGTTATTCCAGACAGCCAAAAACCCTAACTCAACTCTAGAACTTTAGGACAGTGTGATAGAGGAACAGAGGATACAAGTCCTAGACGCCCAGTAAAGAACTATAAGGGACGCAAGGTCATCTTCTCAAGCAGTGTAAGTGTATCATGTCAGAGAAGGACAACGCTGACCATGATCCTGTTCAGAACACACAACTTTGATAACATGGACATGAAGACCTGTGTATGCATTTTGATCAGCCACTTGGGATACTGAGGGTAAAGTGTTGACAGCTATTtaatagaataaaatatatttctattcttcaaagaaaaaaacctttttatttatctgTGTTTACAGGTGATATGATTTTACTAAAGAAACGGTCACATTATAAAAGTCAGCGGAAGGACCCTATATGTCAGTTATTTGTGCATTGACTTTATACATTCAACATGGGAAGTGCTCATGGAGCGAGAAGGAATCAAAAATCTCTTCCACAGAgatcagacacagacacatacacacctcaTCTTTTTCCAGACTACAACCTCCATCATCCTTCCTCATCATCATGATCATCATCACAGCCATGAGAAAAGCTAAGGGAGGTGGTCACCAAGGAGACTGCATCTAGGATGCTTTGTTGGTCAGCAAAGGTGGTGAGAGTGagcgcgagtgtgtgtgtgtgatgtctggtCTCCCAGGGCAACTAATGGAGTGGGCGAGAGCCAGGGCCATTATCTAGAAGCATTGAGAGCACTTGAGACCCTCCCCTGCatttctctccgtctgtctctctgtttctctctctacccttctccccatccctccatccagACCCGACCAGGCTCACAAAGACACTTGAATGGCAGCAATGAAAACTGAGCAGAGAGAGTGTGGGTCATACATATatgagaggaaagagagaaagagtcaGAGAGGGATGGGGACTCACGGACATGCAGGCACGCACCTTtccaaatcacaaaaaaacaagcaggcaCTTTCAACCtcttttatacacacacacacaaacaaacacaca
It contains:
- the fzd5 gene encoding frizzled-5 translates to MFYRPMASTVRHATCSPLFPRPLVLLLLLFRCPGFTLGASKDLVCEPITVPMCKGIGYNLTYMPNQFNHDTQEEVGLEVHQFWPLVRIRCSPDLLFFLCSMYTPICLPDYRKPLPPCRSVCERAKRGCSPLMSQYGFEWPERMSCEQLPQLGDDSTLCMDQNSSETTTLAPPFPKPTSKGRARPPSPPQCDRECRCRDPLVSIKRESHTLYGQVHTGPLPNCAQPCHQPYFSANERAFTSFWVGLWSVLCFISTLTTVATFLIDMERFQYPERPIIFLAACYLFVSLGYIIRLVAGHERVACGASSNVGGDQLHILYDTTGPALCTLVFLLVYFFGMASSIWWVVLSFTWFLAAGMKWGSEAIAGYSQYFHLAAWLIPSVKTIVVLALSSVDGDPVAGICYVGNQSLESLRAFVLAPLVVYLLTGSLFLLAGFVSLFRIRSIIKQGGTKTDKLERLMIRIGLFTVLYTVPATIVVACLVYEQHYRPGWERALACSCPSERQRLGVGPDYAVFMLKYFMCLVVGITSGVWIWSGKTLESWRRFVTRCFPCWPQKATAPPSMYSEASTALTGHTGTGLTSGIYHKAVPSHI